The region CACCCAGCTGCACGTCGACTTCGTCTACATCGTCGTCGGCCTGACCGTCGCCCTGTGGTTCACGCTGCGCGCCGTCAAGGCCCCGGCCGCCCCGCGCCGGATGGTCCTGGAGCTGCTCGCCTGCCTCGCCCTGCAGGGCGTCGTCGGCTACGTCCAGTACTTCATGGGCCTGCCCGAAATCGTCATCGGGCTCCACATGCTGGGTTCGGCCCTGGTCTGGATCTGCGTGCTGCGGGTCAGCCTGTCCCTGCGCGAGCGCGGTCCGCTCCTGGAGGAGGACCCCGACGAGGCGGCCGCGGACGAGCCCGGGGCACCGGAACCTCAGTCGGCCCCCGCGCTCAGCCGGTAGACCCGGCGCGCGGTCCCCGACCCGACCATCTCGGTGATCCGCCGCCCGTCCTCGGCGCCGCACAGCCCCTCGTCGGCCCACTCCCGTACGAGGCGGCCCATGGCCCGCAGGAAGAACCGGGCGCCGGTCACGTACAGCTCGGGCAGCCCGCGGGCGCCCGAGGAGAACAGCAGCTTGCCGAACGGCGCCCGGCCGAGCGTCTCCTCGGGGCGCGGTCCGGCGTCCGCGTACACATGGGCGTGCACCGCGGCGAGCTCCGCCGCCCGCCGGTGGTGCGGCGCCCGCGGCAGCAGGACGAGAGCCGAGCCGATACCGGTCGTGGCGCGCAGGAAGCCCGCCAGCGGCCGCGGATCGGGGCCGTGCAACTGCACCGGAAGGCCGGTCGCCACCGCGCTCCACAACAGATGCCGTAGGAGCGTGGGCTCGCCGAGCCGCTCCCCGGGGCGGCGGCCGCGCAGCCAGCGGTCCGCGGCGCGCCGTACCTCGCCCGCCTCGGGGGCGTACCCGTCGCAGTGGGTGGCGCCGGAG is a window of Streptomyces caniferus DNA encoding:
- a CDS encoding amidohydrolase; its protein translation is MDGLPALIDQHSHGAVHGELGLGSFETHLAAAVGAHGPAPAGTSYFDSLTGLAIRRWCPPLLGLEPRCPPAHYLARRREVGAYRAGRLLLRGSGIGTFLLEAGTPSDLTSACELATAAEAGAHEVVRLEPLAEQVADTSGSVDSFLGYAAEALYAAAQHATAFASGATHCDGYAPEAGEVRRAADRWLRGRRPGERLGEPTLLRHLLWSAVATGLPVQLHGPDPRPLAGFLRATTGIGSALVLLPRAPHHRRAAELAAVHAHVYADAGPRPEETLGRAPFGKLLFSSGARGLPELYVTGARFFLRAMGRLVREWADEGLCGAEDGRRITEMVGSGTARRVYRLSAGAD